Part of the Micromonospora rhizosphaerae genome is shown below.
AGCTGCAGGTTCACCACGGTGCCGCGCTGGGCGGTGGCCGGCTGGGCCACCGCGGTCACCAGGACCTCCGCGTCCGTGCACGTACCGTCGTCGACCACCGGCGCGGCCGGACCGCCGGGCGGCTCCGTCGCGTTGCTCCCACTCGCCGGTGCGCCCTGCCCGCCGCCCGAGGCATCGGGCGTTGCCGACGGCACTCCGGTGCGCGGCGTCAGCACCGAGCCGGACGGCGCCGGGGCCGGCGAGGACGAGGCGGTCGTCGACGCCTTCGAGGCCGATGTGGCACCGGTGTTGCGCGCCGAACCGTTGCAGGAATAGAGCAGGACAATCAGGAAGAGAAGCCCCGCTCCGAGTACGACGGCGCGACGCCGCCAGTAAATGGCGGGTGGCAGGGGGCCGACCGTCAGACGCATGATGCCTTCACCGTAACGGGGTACCGCACGAGGAACGGGCGCGACGCGCCGGGAAGGACCCGCCGCGCCGAGCCACCATCCACAATAGACGACCGGCTCGGTCGTCACCGTCACCGAGCGGACGCGGACGCACGCGGAGCGCCACCAGCGGAGCGGGGCCGGGCTGTCAGAGGTAGACCTTGCGCTGGTAGATGGCGTGCGCGCCGGCGACCCGGTCGAGGAAGAGCAGGCCGGCACAGTGGTCGATCTCGTGCTGGAGCGCCCGCGCCTCGAAGCCGTCGGTGACCAGCCGGACCGGCCGACCACTGCCGGGCAGGGCCGCCTCGACCACGAGCCGGCTGGCCCGCTTGACGTCACCGGTCAGGTCGGGCACCGACATGCAGCCCTCCCGCCCCGCCTTCCACCGGGTGGCCTCCACCACCTTGGCGTTGCAGAGCACGAAGGCGCCGTGCACGGTGGCCGCCTTCGGGTGGCCGGTCACGTCGACCGCGAAGACCTGGGCACTCACCCCCACCTGCGGCGCGGCGAGGCCCACGCAGCCCGGGGACACCCGCATCGTGGCGACCAGGTCGGCGGCGAGGCGGACCACCTCGTTCGAGGTCGGGTCCACCTCCGGCCCGGGCCGGCTGAGCGCCCGGTCGGGAGCGGAGACCACCGGGCGTACCTCGCCCGGCAGGGCCAGCGCCTCGGGGGTCCAGTCACCGAGGCCGACGTACTCCGCCATCACAGCAGGTCCGGGTCCGCGGGCCGAAGGCTGACCCCGACGCCC
Proteins encoded:
- a CDS encoding peptide deformylase, with the protein product MAEYVGLGDWTPEALALPGEVRPVVSAPDRALSRPGPEVDPTSNEVVRLAADLVATMRVSPGCVGLAAPQVGVSAQVFAVDVTGHPKAATVHGAFVLCNAKVVEATRWKAGREGCMSVPDLTGDVKRASRLVVEAALPGSGRPVRLVTDGFEARALQHEIDHCAGLLFLDRVAGAHAIYQRKVYL